Genomic DNA from Telopea speciosissima isolate NSW1024214 ecotype Mountain lineage chromosome 2, Tspe_v1, whole genome shotgun sequence:
TCATAAGCAGAAACAGGGAACAGAACCTTGCCATTGAGCTCCACAGCATTGAGCAAACCTTTTCCTCGTACTTCCTTTACCAATTGAGGAAATTGTTGCTGAACCTTCACTAGCTGATGCCTAAATTCCTCGCCCAACTTTGCAGCCCTATAAAGTGATAGAATAATAACaatcactttttctttttcaattcaGAAAATAAGGTGCAGCATTCAAAACCTGATCAAGTAAATTCAAATTAGCAAGATTTAACTTTTCCGAATGCTTTTATCGCCCCTTAAAACTAAGTTCAACTACACTGTTTTTAAAGAATAGCTATATTTTTGTCTGTATCTAGACAAAAAATCGCACTTTCTCCAATATGAAGTACTGGTGCAATTTGGAGTCTCATCATTAGGTTTTATTATCTTGAAGATAGCATAGGAGATGCAATATTTCATACCTCTCATCAAGTCCCTCTTCAATGATGACATCTAGTGAAGCAATGGCCACTGCACTTCCCAAAGGATTTCCACCAAAGGTGCTGAAAACAATCAAATCAGAGGAAATAAAACCTAGTAATGATACCAAGAAAGCAACCATGTACACACTATAGGTGTCTCtgacatgtgtgtgtgtgcatgagagagagagagagagagagaaactctaAAACCTGTGAATCTGTGATATAGGCAATTGAAATGTACACTGATTATGTAACACCATTGGTTGAGGAATCTATGGAATTTGATATACCAAACCCGGCTatagaaagtaaaataaatcaTATTTATTGTTTTCTGGAAAGCTGGACCTTCAGTTCAGTCTAAATTTAACTATGATCTCACTTACCATTCTTCCTGTGACCAGTACACTAAGCAGACCTAATACACAGATGATTGGAGTTGTTGATCAAGTATCATGACAATGTTTTGCAGATCAACATGGAATGATTTATGATTAGATCCAAAAGTAAGGATACAACTTGAGCTGGCAATTGAGAAATTCAGGCTTAAATTTGAGCTGCATAGGTCTGGGTCGTCAGTCTTGGTCCTATCCAAATTTCATCAAGTGCACAACCCAACTTTGTCTGATTCGAACCCTTATAAGAACAGAATAAGGATTAAGCAGCAAGCCATGGTGAAGATTTGGAGAACATGTTTCTATGCAGTAAGTTGATTTTGGACCTGAAACCTGAAAATATCAATTCCATGCCATGCTACATGGGTGTGGCAGAGATACAACCTAGGCATGGTATCTTGTACTAGGATGAAGTGGTTTGACATGGCTAAATCTCCTAGTCCAATGCATCCAAAAATCATAATTTGCACTTACTGCAACAATAGATTAAGAAATTTCCGGGACAATAAATCATTAGAACCAACAAACCTTCCATGTTCTCCAGGCTTGATGCACAGCATTATATCCTTGTCTGCAAGCACGGCACTTACGGGTATGACTCCCGCACCTATTGCTTTTCCTAGGATCTTAGTCAGATAAATGTAGATAAagtaattaaaaatcaaaagcatGAATGAAGAATGAAGTCTCAATAAGATGGCATAATTAGGTATTCGCGAATAGTAAAAGACATGTATGTAGAGATCAAACATGGCAGAACATATTTGCACATAAAACTGGTAAATGAATATAGACAGCATGAGGTTTATGCTTAGTTGGCCATCCATAGCATATAGTCTTGTAACATACTATTTTGAGTACATTACTCAGACGGTCAGACCTCCCTTGGACTTTGCCCTAATTCCAATCACCTCCCCTGTATTTTCAACAATTACAACCATCCCATTTTGTGGAGATTAAATTACTCTACTATTTTATTAGTGAAACGACTGAGCTTCAGGGACATAGTGGAACTGACAGTAATTCCATCAGTGAAAAGATTTAAGATTACTAAGAAGGATTGCTTTTGGATTCTCATCCAAAGTGCcaaatcccctttttttttcccccaacaTCTAATAAGACAAACATCAATTGGCAGCTCTTTGAACAGATACATGGACCTTTTTTGTGTACGGTTGTTATGTAGTCCAATAAAAAAGACTTTCAACATCAAACAGCATTACAGTTAAGCTTCCCATTACTCAGATGCCATTTATATGGTGCAGATGCAATGGATTTTCACTATTCAATTGGTCAATCATCTCTTCGGTCAAAATCTAGAATCAGCATAATTGCGTGGGATATTATTCTGAAATATTGACTAGAGATGACATGTATGAGAAGAAATCAAATGAAGTAATTGCTAATCCAATCTCTTGGGGCTGTGACATCTACATGAATGATCCAGACAACCTTGAATCGTAGCATGTCTTCCATACTGACTGTTACACTTTTTAAATCTTATCTTAGCCTCTAAaggaataagaaattaaaagttACAGTGTTTACCTCcaaaagaaaacagaattttaaagAAGAATACAAAAGGAGAtgggaaaattaaattaaaaaatgaagaaaCTTCTAAACCAAAAACACAAGATTGATGTTTACATGTGTATCCACACCAATGTACTGGAAGCTACATAAATACACTAAAAGTGTGTTCTCCTTGACAAATTGTAGGGTGTTCACAGATAAATAGATTAGAAGGTCATACCACAACATCAGGTCTAACATCTTCCCAGTCACAAGCCAGCATTTTTCCGGTGCGTGCTATGCCAGTTTGTATTTCATCGGCAATCATTAGAACATTGTATTTCGAGCATAGATCTCTCACAGCTTTTAGATAACCATCTGGTGGAACTATAACCTAGAGGAAAAGGGACAAAACATTGAGATCCAATTATCAAAGCAGCATTTACTCAAACTTTTAGAAAAAAGTACACGACAATATATTTATAAAGGGCAGAGGTTTCCCACGATGCCAGAGTGGGAAACCGCACCAATGATAGGGCAGGAGATGGATTCATTCAGCAAGGGGCCCACATTTTGTCTAAGGAGAGAGAGTATCATGTGTGGGACCCACAGAtcattatgtgagagggtgtgggAAGGAATCCCCACTCCAGAGACTtggggatctttttcccatttataAAATAAGGATTTGGAGCTTTGATTAGGTGGCACTCATAAAATAATTGCACTGGATTGAGtttcaaaaaggaggaaaaagtGCATAAAGTCTTGAGCATCGTTCAGATAGCCTGCGATAACTTCCTATCCCAAGAAGACATACCCCAGCCTCTCCTTGAATGGGTTCAAACAAAAAACCAGCAATCCGATCTCCTTTTTCTGCATTCCGGAACAGAAGAAAATGATTAAACTTCCCGGCTATATGCCTGTTTACCAATGGAAAATCTGTATAGATGGATCATATGCATATAACTGGACCCAATCATCCAATGGTTTACTCATAAGAGATCTCATAAACAATTTAATAAATTACATGATTATGAATATAAAACCTATAATATAATTTATGaaagacaaataaaaagaaggatCAAGATTATCTGATTAGGATTATTTTTGCATATCTGATCTTCCCGATTGTAGACCACCAAATAGCTAGTACCAGCATGTTTAACTTTAACATGTTTATTCTTTGGATTTTCACACTTGCGGTCGCTTCAACAGTGACTTGAAACTGATAGAAATTAATAAGACACAATCAGAACCATTGTTCAGCATAATATCTTATTTATATACCTTTGAAGATGTTCTCAAGCATATCAGCATCACCAAAATCAACTTTAAGATGGCCAGGTAACAAGGGTCCGAAACCACGAGTAGCTTCATTGTCACAACTCATAGAAATCACACCAATGGTACGGCCATGGAAGCAGCGACAACATGAGACAATAATAGCCTGAACATGACTCAGTTTGAATAAAGGTTGTTAGTTTGCTTCTTTCCCAACAAAACTGAACTGGATACTAAAGACTTGATCAATTACCATTCATCCCTAtgtcctacaaaaaaaaaaaaagtaaataaatatgCAGTTCAGGAAAGTAAACTGACTTATGGAGTAAATGTAACTAGACCATCATAATGTCTAGTAAAATTTGGGCCTTCAATTATTACAAGATTACTCTTTTGTTTTTCATAAGAAATTAAAGGTTACTCATACATGAAAGTTAacaaatgtatatatatatatatatataaacacatAAATCCTAAGAAGGTGTAAGCCCAGCCAAAAGATACAAAGGGCCACTCTATACATAACAAGGCCCCGTGAAACAAATTAGTACAAAAACTTATATCAGTTAGCATGTATCTCATCCATCAACATAGTACAGACTCTACAAGACATAACCCATAAAACAGCTTTATCAGCTACTTTATCTGCCTGAAGACATTGTTCTCAGATGCCCTTCTATTCTTTCAAGCCAAATGCACCACAAAATTGATGAAAGGATGAGACCTCAACAGTTTGTGTCCCCAAAGGGTCTACAACATGATATTCCACCTACTAATGAGATCATTGACCCGAAAGTACCATCCCAGAACTGCATTATTGGAGCTGAGAATGTAATGCCACACCTCTAGTGCGGCCAAAATACAAAtaataaagcaaaaacaaagaTGAGAGGCACCAACTCCGTATATCATTAATATGTATCGTGAGATAAGATGGTTAATGGTAAGAATTTTGTCCAGGAAAGCATACCATAAGAAAAACTAAACCTTAAGAGAGCTCCCATTGATCTAAACCATAGAAACTAGGTGAGATGAAGGTTGATCTATGGAAAAaccttcattttttgatttaataGAAATTATACCAGAACATGAACTGAACCATCCTCATTCTCCCAGTCattaagtttcttctttaaCTAGGAGTTCCCATAGTATTTGAGTTAACCACTTCAAGGTAATGGAAAACCAGAGCTTCATGGTTGCCAGCTAGATCATATACATAGGAAAAGGTTAGGTTGGGAGGTTAACCTTGGAATGGCAACCTAGATGGCTAGAGATGATGGATTTACGaattttacatttttctttattctcttttcaAAAGACCTTACGCCATTCATAAATCTACACTTCCTTCAATTTTGTTATGCATCAAAGTCTTTGattagaaaggaaaaataaattcatcGGAAATTGAATTAATACGCAGGTCTACACAAAGTAatccccatttagttgggataaggcttagttgttgctgttgttgttgtctaTACAAATTAATAATGGCTCCAAATGTTCCAAGAGGGCCAATGCAGAACAATCCAGTGATCCTCTTGTTTGCCAAGGATTATTTTCTAGCAATACTATCAAGAAGGTGTATTAAAAGAACTTGCAAGACTCGTCAGATATGCCAAGAAATTTTAACAGTACTTTATACGACAGCCCAAAAGGAAAACACAGATATCTCCAAATTCATTCTCATTCACAGACAGATTGTTCAGATACATCATTAACCACGTTTCATCAGTTTATTCAAATATTGTATTTGAACACCAAGgctaacccaaaaaatcatAAGCACTAATAGACTTGATACTCATGGTTGATTAGGTGCTTCGTACCTCATCCTTgggaatatttttcttttcataaccCCATTTTCTTGCCAATTTAAGAGCTGTTTCTACACCTTCAGCTCCAGTATTCATTGGTAGCACCATGTCATAACCAAAGATGCTTTTTAGCCGCTCTGCAAATGGTGGGAATTTATCATTATAAAAGGCCCTAGAGCTGAGGGTGAGCCTTTCTGTCTGTTCAACCAAGGCCTTCATGATCTTTGGATGACAATGTCCCTGCATTGCAGAAGTCAAAGGTGAATTTTACATCAAGTTATAATACAAACAAGAGTCTTCTCATGTGTTTGTTAGCTATAGTCATAAATAGGCATTCTCAAAAATAGAAGATTTTGTTGATTGCctttgcatatatatatatatatatatttttttttttgaggggagtTGGTCTGGGTTGGTTCTCAATTACCACTGACCAGGGAAGATGCTTAAGCTGAGCCCAGCCTGATGAGCAGTTGTGTTGGGATGTGTCAACCCAAACTGGGGAACTGCCTGGCCCATGAAGTAATTGGATCGGTACTTGCTAATTCGAACGTCATATTTTGgagttgaaaatttcacattGAAAACAAAGGGGAATTGGGTAAAACCAAGTGGAAAGAATTCACTGAAAACTTGGATCTGTTTTTGTGTGCAATCATAGGAATTACAAACTTCATAGTGAAAAAAGAGCAGTTAAGGTTTTggtaaaaatcataaaacaaaatccaaactGACCAAAATAAGTTGCTTCTTAGATCTACAATTCCAAATCAATAGCTCATTTAGTATTAAGAGGAATGACCTGATTGACTGCAGAGTAAGCTGAGAGGAAATCCAGATATTTGTGGCCTTCAGGATCCCATACACATGATCCCTTTGCTTGAGAAAACACTACAGGTATTGGATGGTAACTGCATTTCAATCCAACAGAATCACTTAGAATAGGACACATGCAACAAGATGAAGGAATTCAAAGCCAAAATGAATACAATCACAAGGGATTACTAAAAGGCAAAAGGGAGCCCAAAATAATACATATATTGTGACAAAAGATAAGGAACACAGAAAATCAAACCCTCAGTGACTCTCCTCTGACTCCAAAAGCTTCATTTCAACTTGTGTGTTCTTGATTGTTGGATCTGATTAGATCTCTCATCTCTGCTCATATATCCTGATTGATAGCACCCACCTGCTATAGGGATTTctattattctttttcttcttttgttagtTTGCTTCTATATCTGAATTGTGCACCTATATTGCAATTCTGGACAGGTACAACCGATACTTGTAACAGCAACCAAAATAAGAGAGCAACGTATGTTTTTCTCAACCATAGTCTCTATTAGAGAATAACAAACACTTGACTGAAATATGTGCTGGTTCggaattgaaagaaagaaagaaaaaaaaaaatgtgtatcCAGTGCACAAGTTCAAGGTTCAGTCTTAGTTTGGTGCCCATTGCCAGCAGGTTGTCTATTCTGGCTGCATCGCTGACCGACTCTCTCTGTATTTGTAGAGGCTAGAGATCTAATAATAGTCTTGGCTTTAGAAAAGGTCTCATGCAATATCTGTATCCTTGTGTCCTATTCAGATGTTAAATTTGAATTTATTCAATTTGGAACAATGTCCAATCAATGACATTTCACAGGAGAAAGTTGCATTTGTGGTTCTAAATTGACAATGTAAAATATGACAATAAGGAATATATTATTAGGTGAATTTTCCATGCTAAAGTCCTATAGCTTTAATCATTCAAGTGGCAAAATGAGTGATTCAATCTGCTACTCCTACAAGCCCATTTCTCCTAGGTTTTTAATATCTGTCCAAAGTGCTAGTTTGGTTCTAATTAGCTTCCAAAACATTATAAAATGAAGACATTCTCTCCTATCCAAATCTTCAATAGCTCAATCAGTGATCAAAATGTGAAACAGACCTTGTCCAATTTATTAAGAGTAGTATTACTTAAATGCCAGCCAGGCAAGTGTTAATGGGCATGATCCTAGTGTCTGAGGACATGGGCTATATAAAGCAAAGAGACAGGCAGCTGTCTTTAAGCAATCCTAGCCACCAGACTTCGACCAAGAGAGCCCACAAGTATAACGAAAATCTCAGTTGAAAATTACTTTCTTCGTTATAACAAACACATGAATGTTAGACTTAAATCTTCTACAGAGACTTCTTATGGAAATCGATCTAGTCAAAAGACATTAGTTACAAGCTTACAGCATCCGATTGCCCTTAGCGGTCACCCACCAAGGCAGAACATAAACATTTAGGTAACGTAGATTCacattaaataaaatgaacaaatCAAATACTGAAGCACATCATCTCATGGGAAAATTGATCAAAAGCAAGAACAAAACTATAACTCTTGTTTGTATGCATGGGTATGTACGTGGATTAAGAAGATAAACGAAAGAATCAAAGCAGAATAGAAAACCCAGCAACTAAAAAAATTAGAGTGAAATAATTTTACTACTGTGAGTCTGATGACTCTCATTttaacatgagagagagagaggaccaaCTTGTGAGCGCTACATTCATATTCCTTATTGATGAGTTCTTGAGAAGAGGAAGGGCTTCCTTCTGGGAGAGAACTGAAACTCCTCCCCTTGCAAATCCTATTCAATACATACAttaaaggtctcctggtagccATTGATGACAGTGGTTGGTCTGTTTTCCCACCAACTAAAGATGATCTTCTCAAACGTCTcggaattttcttcttcttgaatttgGGGACCAACTCAGATCGCAAAGTCCTGCAAAAATCGCCTAAGTCTCCTTCCCTTCTGCAATTCTATAGATTCCTCGGATTTTGATTCTATGTACTCACAGATTGCAGTTCCCACTTCCCAAAGCATATCCATGAAAACTGATCGCCTTGATCCCAGCCAAACAAGCATACCGAAACAGACCCCACCTAGTTTTTTTCTTAggtcctaaactacccctaagTTCTGCTTCAATTCCTGCTTATGGTCCATTATCCTAGACAGACTCCTGATCAAATTCATCAAAACCCTCCGTTTACCCGAGttatcctcttcaatttttAAATCTCGGCAGTGCGGGAGTGCCAGGTGGAGTGTCATGTCCGAGCTGTCACATGTTGGTATCTTCACCTAGCACTGCTGCACTGCCAAGCcttaagaaatttgagaagataATTTTTCAGCAcaacattttctctctctccctaccccccccccggaaaaaaaaagggttttcataGAATTACAATTAATCATAGG
This window encodes:
- the LOC122651801 gene encoding ornithine aminotransferase, mitochondrial-like; the encoded protein is MATRRPLMYVLNRICKGRSFSSLPEGSPSSSQELINKEYECSAHNYHPIPVVFSQAKGSCVWDPEGHKYLDFLSAYSAVNQGHCHPKIMKALVEQTERLTLSSRAFYNDKFPPFAERLKSIFGYDMVLPMNTGAEGVETALKLARKWGYEKKNIPKDEAIIVSCCRCFHGRTIGVISMSCDNEATRGFGPLLPGHLKVDFGDADMLENIFKEKGDRIAGFLFEPIQGEAGVIVPPDGYLKAVRDLCSKYNVLMIADEIQTGIARTGKMLACDWEDVRPDVVILGKAIGAGVIPVSAVLADKDIMLCIKPGEHGSTFGGNPLGSAVAIASLDVIIEEGLDERAAKLGEEFRHQLVKVQQQFPQLVKEVRGKGLLNAVELNGKVLFPVSAYDICLKLKDRGILAKPTHDTIIRLTPPLSMSSDDLQEASKALHKVLETDLPKMKQQKPEAVGAAISDVCDRCGRNMY